The genome window CTTCTCACCAAACTTGGCGATTAATGgcttatttgttcattttgtagtgctttttttctaagtaaatttgtttttctaaatatatcaggcttgtttcttttaaaaacgaTCCAAGTATCATTGGTTTTTGGCTCCCACTATTTAAACACCCAAGGAAGCCAGGTATATGATTTAGTTATCTACTTTATAGAATTCTGGGTTCTTTGAAGTCAGCTTATCAGCAAACAGCTGCAGGATTTCTGGCactttgtatttgttaaagGAATCAGTAAAAAGCCAGAATAACCTTAGTTAGGATCTTTCCATTCACAGATGTTTACCTTCTGGCTGAAGGTCAGTACTTTAAATCTGGTTGACTAGTTGATTTAATTATATTTGAGAATAAAGGACTGTTTCTGTTGACTAACTGAtgcaaatttgttttacttttttatttgtgtagcacattttgAAGCAAATTTGTAGAGTAAtttttgcaaaagcaaaaaagacaaacaaagggtgatatttttagaaagaaacCCAATAGACAAGAACTCAGATCAATCAGGTTCTTTCTCTTGGCAAACGGATAAAATCCTTTTGAAATTAGTACTTCCCACTGTTTGGAAACCTGCAGCAGACTTTGTCATTGGCTGCCAAACACACCAATAATGTCATATCTTGCAGCTATAATTAGGCccgtcacaataacaaatgttgctggacaataaattatgccagaagttattgcaataactgataatattgttgttttagaccatattcaagtaatataatgataGTGGCATAATAACGCAAGGACACATTCTCAGAGATAAATGAACATTAAATTCTATATTTAACACTgtaactggaagacatttaaaatctccaaaataaataagcaagacaacagaaacaacaaataaaattaattttgaagtcTCTGAGACAAAATAAACTAGTTGAGACCAATAATGCACAAGACacaagacttttgtcatccaacttttggtagaaagagagagacaagaaaaacaataaatcatgcaaatttgCAAATCATGCAAATCatgctcaataatttccatttatggaaattattgagctcattttaatttatcatgtgattaattgatttattgcttagtGCGCCAGGCTTAGCTATAATAAGGATATTCAGTAActagttttaattatttgtcgACAGAGGCAAGTTGTGGATAAATTGTTTAACCCAGTTTGAAGAAAGCAAAGACGTCTGCATGTTTTCCTAAAATCTCAGTATTTTTGCAATGGGGCTCATCTTTATTCTGAAACTTATTTGAGAGTAAATAGAGAAACAGTAATTTATCTGATATAGGTGTAGACAGATATCTGCTACTCTTTACCAGTTGTGACCAAAGTCAGCCTTCAGAGGCTTGTGTCCTACATTAATTAGGTGATTCTAAACATACCTTAGTTAGAGAAATGTGTCATTAGCAGTCTATGGCAAAACGTGACAGCAGGCTAAAGAGATAATTTGGTCATTTGAATCGGTGTTAGTGCATGGACGTATTCAGAACATCGACCCTTGAGGGCCGGAGTTGGGCATCCCTGTCTTGTGACGTGACCAAGAAATTATCTATGTTACTGAAGTCTTGAGACGGAGCCAGAAATAAAACTTCAGCACTAAATTATCCAGACCTATTACGCTCCTGACTTAAAACTTTcctaaaaattcatttttagaaGGTGGCCAATGGAAATTTTGAATTCTCTGTCTGCTCAGCCTTCACAGGGTGGATCTGTGTtgcttctgaaaaataaaagcaattggaaaaattaactttttgtttgttttgtgcacACAGTCCCAATTATGTTGCACCAAACCTCGATGGGGAGCTTCTCCAACAGCAAAGCTACACTACAACGCAGCAGCTCCCCACTTACACTACAGCACACATCCCAGCAGCTGCACGTGAGTTTTAGATGCTGCAAGTTTTGTTCATAAGTGGGACCAGTCAGCTAAATGGCTAACAGTATCGAAGGCCTCAATCTTTGaggatgattttaatttaaattaaatttttcttcattttgattgGTAGGCACACTTGAGTCAAGTGGTAATAATCCTGCGACCTCAATCATGAGCTTCCTGTCAGCCATGGAGTCAAGAAGTCTTCAGACTGGTCCTGTTAGTGCCTCTTTGCTTCCTCCTTTTAGACCACCATCTTGGACTACTGGTAAGAACACAGAAAATTGAGTTTGTGTATAAACAAACCTAATCTGCTTGATGATTTTAgaagttgttcttttttgtaaGCTCACAAATTATGCACAATGTGTCCCTTTGCTTTATGCATGCTGGGCTTATTACAAACTTTGATTTCTTCTTTGTAGGTGCCAACTCTTCCACCACAGAGCTGTATCTAACTGGTGCTCTGCCTTCCACAGCCAGTTTCCCCTCTCCTGCTGCTCTGTCCTCCTTTCAGCACACAGGTGCCTACCCACCCAGGAGCTATGCTGCCAACACATCCCTTACACTTCCAGATTCTGCCTTCAGCACTTCCACCAATGGGCTGTTTCCTCACCATGACCCACTGCTTAATCTTAAACCCAGCCAAGCTGTGATTCCCACTGCCCTGACCTTCAATCACCTCTCTACACCCTCTCTGGGCTCAGCTCTGCCTGTGCAGTCCTCCACTTACCGCTCAGCCCAGGAGTCAGCCCCCCACCTACTACAGCCCCAGTTTGGTCTTCTTCCTTCTGCTCTGCCCGCCACTCATGGTGCCTCACAGTCCTATGGGGCCACAATTTTCTCTGGCTCTATTGAAAGAGCTCTTCAGCGTGAATGTAGTGTAATAAAGCACCACCAGAGGCCTTCAAGTAGCCACATGCCCTCAGAGCACATGCCCAATTCAGAGGATTCCCTGCAGGGGTATTTTGGCTCTGGCAGTGAAACGGATATGTCTTACCAGCAGGACTCGTCTCGTCACACACCAGTGTCCTGCAGTCCGTCTTCAAGAACAGACTCCACTCAAGGAGTCAATGGGTCTCCACAATCTAAAAGCGACTGTGGAACACAACCGTACTCATCCACTTCtttgctgaaaaataaagacacttcTTCCCGACTGAATTCACATTCTGCTGGAGATGAAGAGAATCACACTCAGAACTTGAGAACAAGGTCTCCGGAGCGTTATTCTTCTCCTACTGAGAAGCAGAACTCTGTCATTGCTAATCAACAAGCGGTCCAGCTGTCTGGCCTAATGTCAGATAGTTTATCTCAAAATTACATAGCTCCACAAACACAGTCACAGACCTCCCATTCCCCCTCAGAGAAACTCTCCTCACTTTACAGTACTTTGGCATCCCACTCGAGTCACTGTGACAACGTGGCTCCCGTTAGCCAAGCTCTTATTTATACAACCACTCCTGGGCTGAACCAAGAGCAGATCCAGTACGGAGACCAGGTTCAGAGATTCTGTCAAGAAAATTTCTCAGACAGCTTCTCCAGTGCCCACTCTCAGGGGGCCCCAAATCTGACGTTTACCTCTCAGTCGCAGGAGCAAGCTTCAGCAACACATTCTCAAAGTTACAACATGGGACAATCCCTCAATACTGTGTTCCAATCCACATGTGTGCAAAGTCTTCCTACGTCTAATTCTTTGGTGGATTATACCCACATGCAGGACTCAGTGGCAGGTACAGCGCATACCAGTGTGTCCCACCAACAGACACAGCCTCACAGTGTTTTATCCGTATCTTTGCCTACATACTCTTCACCTGCTCAACCCATACAGAATGACATAAGATCCTCCATGCAAGAAACAGATCCAACATATGCCAAACAAAAGCTTGAAGAACTTCCATCCCAGGATATCGAGGCTCTACAGCAGGTGTCCATGGTCTCTGTTGCTGATAATAGCATGGCTTCTCACAACAATGTCATCTACGTGGTTTCAAAAATGGATGATCACAAACCACAGAGTGTTATACGAAGCAATTCTCGCTCTGACGAACAATTCTTGGGACTTGGCCACGCAAATTCGGCACAGGCAAAGGATGAACATGTAGGTTGCATGACCCAGCAGCAGGTTTGTTTAGGCAGTCATGATGGTCATGAAGTTGCTAACTCAGAGGGTTCAAATACCTCTGTTTCATCACATGGACCTCTCAGTTCAGAGCATCTTAACCAACAACTCAGATCTCCTGAACCACACCAACAAAATCAGCAAACCCACTCTCAGTCCCAGGGTCAAATTCCAGCTACCCGCTCTCAGTTTATGTCAGTCCCCAGCTCTCAGGTGCTTCTTGAGCCCAACCAGATGATTCTGGTCCAGCAACCTCTTGTCCACCAAAGCCAGAACTCTTCAAAGCTAGCATCAATGCAGGGTGTCCAACCAGCCCAGTGTTTGAGTCCAGTTCACGTACAGTACCTCCAGATGGATCGAGGCCTGCTTTGCACAAATGTCTCTAATGAAAACCAGAGTCAGCAGACTGTGGTCATGTCTGAACCAAGTTCAGAATGCTCTTCCTCTAAACACCATTACAGCCAGACAGCAAGTCAGCAGCCAAATGATGGCAAGAACCAGTTTGCTCTTAATTCTATTTGCTTTCCAGACTCTATGCTCCTGGCagatgaaagaaatattttgtcaaatgttgaTGACATCTTGGCTGCCACTGTGGCGGCTTGTGGTGTCACACCTCAAGATTTTGTCAAAGCTGCATCGTCCGCTGAGGCTGAAATGACTGCAAGGGCAAGTCCCGTTGATTCCAAAGGTCAGCTCCTGACTGTGGATATAAGCCAGATGTCGCCCAGTTTTTCCTCATCACAACATCCTGCCATCACCAACACTCACTGCCAAACTATCAGCATGACTCTAAATGGTGCTCAGATGGCTACAGACAGCCAAGATCAGGCTGCTCGCCACAACAGCAACATTAATCTTGTCATGAATGGAGATGGAATGACCTCTGAGAGTGGCTACCACTCAGCCAGACAGGTGTTCAACTCTCCAGGTGTCCACAATGGAGTTCAAGAGACtacaaaatgtgcagaaacacAAGGATGTCCGGGTAGTGATGACTCGCCAAAAAAGAAAGCACGCTCCAAGTCCTTAACCAAACCGGGGAGTTCTGAGGACAGTGAGGGACTGACTAGACCGGCTAAGCGCAGTGGACAAACTAAGCGTCAAAACTCACGGGGCAGTGATGCCACTCCTCCGTCTGCCTCAAGTAGCACACAGGACAGTTGTCCTCAGCATGAAAGGATCAGGCAGAAGATCCGTGAAGTAGAAGAGAAGCAGCCAGAGGTCAAAACCGGATTCCTTGGCTCCTTCCTagactttatcaaatctggccccaAACAGCAGTACTCCCCAAGCTCTACAAGAAGTAGCAGTCGTCCAAGAAAACCATCCTCCTCTTCCAAACCGTGCACTTTGCCTCCTTTGCCACCCAAAGTGCCCACTCTTCCTGGACCGTTGCTTCCCCAGAAGAATCCAGGTTTGAGCTCCCAGCAGAAACGCCTGGAAGAGGATCTACACAAGAACCTGGAGACGTTGCCATCGTTCAGCTCAGACGAAGAGGAGAGTACTGGGAAGAATCAAGCTCTGAGGAACAGCATCAGCTCAGCTCTCTCAGCTCTGGATGAGACTTCAGATCAGAAAACGACTATGGGTAATGGCATCCTACCTAAACTTGACTATCCAGCTTATATTGAAATCTTTCATGCTGTTTTTGCTGTaatggaaaattgtttttttatcacaGACAGGAAAAGCTTTGCACAAATTTGCTAAACTCTTGATTGActaattaattcaaaaataagttAACTCCtcctcattattattattattattataccttTCTGTTCCCTCTTCAGATAACCAAATTCAGGTTACAGTGATGAAGCCTGTCCAGCTTCCCACCATGCCTCTCACAATCACCCAGATTTACCTGCCACCGGTATCTGCCCCTGCTGTGGTGACCCCTGCGCCAACCACAGTCTCAGGAGAGAAGGAGTTTATGACCAAAGAGAAATCAAAAGAGACTGCGTCAGGCGAGTTAGCTGTGCAGCTTATGAGCGTGGCCCTGGAGGGGCTGACTGACGATGAGCCGTCTGACAGCGGGGGAGAAGGGATGTATCGAGAGAGAGACGAGTTTGTCATCAGGAATGAGGACATTGAAACCTTTAAGGTATTTGAAGTTCAACAGTGAGAATCAGAGTTGTGCTTCTGCTCCTTTAGTATTACAAACTATGCATGTGACTCCTGCCTGCCTCTCTGTTTAATAACTCTCATCAGAGATCTGGCATCcaaaaaactggtctccacaaACTTAAGAGGCATCCAGACACCATGCTGGACCTTTGACCAGTCCGGTGCTGACTAAACACCAGCTATATCTGGTGGAATTTATAGAATCATAAACAgagaatatttaagaaaatgtattacaTTCACCTTCTCCCAGTTAATGTATAAACTGCAAAGATTTGTTGTGTTATAGCACATTAGATCACAGCATTGACACACCCCTGATAGCACAGAATAGTTTAgattatgtggaaaaaaattaggTCATATGATTTCAAAATTTGTTCCACTCTTTTTGTGACAAATATCCAGTataattcaacagaaaaactTAACAAATCTgctatggagaaaaaaattaaaagttacacTAACAAGATTGCGTAAGTGTGTTTAAGCTTcatcttttattgttgtttggtGTGAGTCTATCAGCCACCCACATTTTGGCTAGTCTACCTTGTTAAAGTTCTTTTAGTCATCATGGCTTCAGCTAAGTGTTTGTACATCAAAAGCTTATCTAAGGTTAATGAGATTCAATTAATTACatgtcataatttaatttactgtGAAGTCTTGAAGTCCCTCTTCTTTTACATCTTTTGCACGACTTCAGGCCACAATGAGGGCAGGAGTGGAGCCTCCAGCTATTTGGAAGGTCCAGAAAGCACTGCTGCAGAAATTTGTGCCTGAGCTGAAAGATGGGAAGAGAGTGTTTTCTGCCACAAACAGTGTGAGTTAAATCTGTCTCTGGATGCACGAGGATTCGAATACTCTGTCTCCTCTCAACATGTGACCTTTTTTCCTTGGCACTGCAGTACCTTGGATACTTTGGTGATGCAAAGACGATGTATAAGAGAGTGTATGTGAAATTTCTGGAAACGGTTAACAAAAGGGAGTACGTGAGAGTTTGTAGTCGGAAACCACGCAGCAAGCCTATGAGTTCGCTAAAGTAAGTTGATAAATCTAATATCATACATTTGTTAGAGTGACTTTTCAGTTGTGTaacttctctctttctttctctctctctgtctgtctcacaGGGCTATTCAGATGAAAGCTTTGCTGGGCCTGACAGATCCACCTTCAGCAGCTCCCCAGAACCATAAGCCCCGCCCCAAACAAGTGAAGCCACGGGCAGAACCGCCGCccaagaagaggaagaaatggAAGGAGGAGTTTTCACCCACCCTCTCAGGATCATCTGCAGAAGAAGGTACTGAGGAGGATTtgagaaaatacttttgttttacagaaatatttggatttctcatttaacttttacttgaatCTGTATTCGTCTATTTCTCTTTGCTGTTTCCTGAATTGTTCTGTCTCTGTTACACTTCAGAGTTAAACCCTCCAGTTGCTTCAAGGCTCCTCAACACACGTACTACGAAAGAGACTTTCAAAAGCTTTGTTGAGCTTCTTATTAGTGTTGCTTTGGATGAAGATGTGAT of Xiphophorus couchianus chromosome 4, X_couchianus-1.0, whole genome shotgun sequence contains these proteins:
- the qser1 gene encoding glutamine and serine-rich protein 1, translating into MMDRNYPSSSFADALAVPPQTVASWAYERGSVAIKPSPNYVAPNLDGELLQQQSYTTTQQLPTYTTAHIPAAARTLESSGNNPATSIMSFLSAMESRSLQTGPVSASLLPPFRPPSWTTGANSSTTELYLTGALPSTASFPSPAALSSFQHTGAYPPRSYAANTSLTLPDSAFSTSTNGLFPHHDPLLNLKPSQAVIPTALTFNHLSTPSLGSALPVQSSTYRSAQESAPHLLQPQFGLLPSALPATHGASQSYGATIFSGSIERALQRECSVIKHHQRPSSSHMPSEHMPNSEDSLQGYFGSGSETDMSYQQDSSRHTPVSCSPSSRTDSTQGVNGSPQSKSDCGTQPYSSTSLLKNKDTSSRLNSHSAGDEENHTQNLRTRSPERYSSPTEKQNSVIANQQAVQLSGLMSDSLSQNYIAPQTQSQTSHSPSEKLSSLYSTLASHSSHCDNVAPVSQALIYTTTPGLNQEQIQYGDQVQRFCQENFSDSFSSAHSQGAPNLTFTSQSQEQASATHSQSYNMGQSLNTVFQSTCVQSLPTSNSLVDYTHMQDSVAGTAHTSVSHQQTQPHSVLSVSLPTYSSPAQPIQNDIRSSMQETDPTYAKQKLEELPSQDIEALQQVSMVSVADNSMASHNNVIYVVSKMDDHKPQSVIRSNSRSDEQFLGLGHANSAQAKDEHVGCMTQQQVCLGSHDGHEVANSEGSNTSVSSHGPLSSEHLNQQLRSPEPHQQNQQTHSQSQGQIPATRSQFMSVPSSQVLLEPNQMILVQQPLVHQSQNSSKLASMQGVQPAQCLSPVHVQYLQMDRGLLCTNVSNENQSQQTVVMSEPSSECSSSKHHYSQTASQQPNDGKNQFALNSICFPDSMLLADERNILSNVDDILAATVAACGVTPQDFVKAASSAEAEMTARASPVDSKGQLLTVDISQMSPSFSSSQHPAITNTHCQTISMTLNGAQMATDSQDQAARHNSNINLVMNGDGMTSESGYHSARQVFNSPGVHNGVQETTKCAETQGCPGSDDSPKKKARSKSLTKPGSSEDSEGLTRPAKRSGQTKRQNSRGSDATPPSASSSTQDSCPQHERIRQKIREVEEKQPEVKTGFLGSFLDFIKSGPKQQYSPSSTRSSSRPRKPSSSSKPCTLPPLPPKVPTLPGPLLPQKNPGLSSQQKRLEEDLHKNLETLPSFSSDEEESTGKNQALRNSISSALSALDETSDQKTTMDNQIQVTVMKPVQLPTMPLTITQIYLPPVSAPAVVTPAPTTVSGEKEFMTKEKSKETASGELAVQLMSVALEGLTDDEPSDSGGEGMYRERDEFVIRNEDIETFKATMRAGVEPPAIWKVQKALLQKFVPELKDGKRVFSATNSYLGYFGDAKTMYKRVYVKFLETVNKREYVRVCSRKPRSKPMSSLKAIQMKALLGLTDPPSAAPQNHKPRPKQVKPRAEPPPKKRKKWKEEFSPTLSGSSAEEELNPPVASRLLNTRTTKETFKSFVELLISVALDEDVMAALERANDELLLPHMKKVDGIITDIRKRLLNKLHIGQVLKTALDSFPEISVVTELKKDGETPAFKVRLSGRAYNKKTMKSYKLPNKVPQEYTVEQQKTQWFSLYHSLQHYKYHTYLMCKDEIASLRVRAGNLGQEEIVQKCLENGAWVDGLFDRFGELISQVQQVCR